The following are from one region of the Salvia hispanica cultivar TCC Black 2014 chromosome 1, UniMelb_Shisp_WGS_1.0, whole genome shotgun sequence genome:
- the LOC125200881 gene encoding 8-hydroxygeraniol dehydrogenase-like has protein sequence MLVCRSREHLHLLWKKKKCLEMAKSPETEHPVKAVGWASRDTSGVMSPFNFSRRATGDRDVQFKVLYCGVCHSDLHMIKNEWGFTQYPIVPGHEIVGIVTEIGNKVEKVKVGDKVGVGCLVGSCRQCDQCSNDLENYCSKQILTYSMPYLDGTITYGGYSDLMVADEHFIIRWPENLPMDKGAPLLCAGITTYSPLKYFGLDKPGLNVGVVGLGGLGHVAVKFAKAFGTRVTVISTSLSKKKEALENLGADDFLVSRDDEQMNAAAGTLDGIIDTVSATHPLLPLLGLLKPHGRLITVGAPEKPLELPVFPLIFGRKSISGSGIGGLKETQEMMDFAAKHNILPDVEIIPIDYINTAMERLLKADVKYRFVIDVAGSLKSN, from the exons ATGTTAGTTTGTAGATCGAGAGAGCATTTGCATTTGctttggaagaaaaagaagtgtTTGGAGATGGCGAAATCACCAGAAACAGAGCACCCAGTTAAGGCTGTTGGGTGGGCTTCGAGAGACACATCTGGAGTTATGTCCCCTTTCAATTTCTCAAGAAG GGCAACTGGCGATCGTGATGTGCAGTTCAAGGTTCTGTACTGCGGCGTCTGCCATTCTGATCTTCACATGATAAAGAACGAGTGGGGCTTCACACAATACCCTATTGTTCCCGG GCATGAGATCGTGGGAATAGTAACTGAGATAGGCAACAAGGTTGAGAAAGTGAAGGTAGGAGACAAAGTAGGAGTGGGATGCTTGGTGGGATCGTGCCGCCAATGCGACCAATGCTCCAACGATCTCGAAAACTACTGCTCCAAACAGATCCTCACCTACAGCATGCCTTACTTGGACGGCACAATCACCTACGGCGGCTACTCCGATCTCATGGTCGCAGACGAGCACTTCATCATCCGATGGCCCGAGAATCTACCCATGGACAAGGGCGCTCCCCTCCTCTGTGCTGGCATCACCACCTACAGCCCCCTCAAGTACTTCGGCCTCGACAAGCCCGGCCTCAATGTCGGGGTTGTTGGCCTCGGTGGCCTCGGCCACGTCGCCGTCAAGTTCGCAAAGGCATTCGGGACTCGAGTCACGGTCATCAGCACTTCCTTGAGCAAGAAGAAGGAAGCTCTCGAAAATCTCGGCGCGGATGATTTCTTGGTCAGCCGCGACGACGAGCAGATGAACGCGGCAGCGGGGACGCTGGACGGCATCATTGACACCGTGTCGGCGACACATCCCCTGCTGCCGTTGTTAGGCTTACTGAAGCCTCACGGTAGGCTTATCACAGTCGGGGCTCCCGAGAAGCCGCTCGAGCTCCCGGTGTTTCCTCTAATTTTTG GGAGGAAGTCGATATCGGGAAGTGGGATCGGAGGGCTGAAAGAGACTCAGGAGATGATGGATTTTGCGGCGAAGCACAATATATTGCCGGATGTGGAGATAATCCCGATAGACTACATCAACACTGCTATGGAGCGTCTCTTGAAGGCTGATGTCAAGTATCGCTTTGTCATTGACGTTGCCGGTTCCTTGAAATCCAACTAA